One part of the Deltaproteobacteria bacterium genome encodes these proteins:
- a CDS encoding paraquat-inducible protein A, with protein sequence MTRVSLTGAKAGVVPCDACGLLSRPAGPPVPGNCPRCGEAMAFRRRDPIQRTWALIIAAAICYLPANFLPVMTTTTLKSVRPDTIIGGVVRLYESGSWVLALIVLVASVMIPLVKLTALSYLLITVQLRSNRKRRERARLLRMLKAIGRWSMLDVFVATVVVALVQLRPFMSVVPESGVMFFTAVVILTIFAANTFDPRLIWDSGGETRGEDD encoded by the coding sequence ATGACCCGCGTCTCGCTGACGGGTGCGAAGGCGGGAGTCGTCCCGTGCGACGCATGCGGCCTTCTTTCCCGGCCGGCCGGACCTCCGGTGCCCGGGAACTGCCCGCGGTGCGGTGAAGCGATGGCCTTCCGGCGCCGCGACCCGATCCAGCGCACCTGGGCGCTGATCATCGCCGCGGCGATATGCTACCTGCCGGCCAACTTTCTTCCGGTGATGACCACGACGACGCTCAAGTCCGTCCGGCCGGACACCATCATCGGCGGCGTCGTCCGTCTCTACGAGTCCGGATCGTGGGTGCTGGCGCTGATCGTCCTGGTCGCCAGCGTCATGATCCCCCTGGTAAAGCTGACCGCCCTCTCCTACCTGCTGATCACGGTGCAGCTTCGCTCGAACCGGAAGAGGCGCGAGCGGGCGCGCCTCCTCCGAATGCTGAAGGCCATCGGGCGGTGGTCGATGCTGGATGTGTTCGTCGCGACGGTCGTCGTCGCACTCGTCCAGCTCCGGCCGTTCATGTCGGTTGTTCCCGAAAGCGGAGTGATGTTCTTCACCGCAGTGGTCATCCTGACGATTTTCGCGGCGAACACCTTCGACCCCCGCCTGATCTGGGATTCCGGCGGGGAAACGCGGGGGGAAGATGACTGA
- a CDS encoding MlaD family protein has translation MTDDSDFTNIPQAESVPKRRARLSIVWVIPILAAVVGIGIAIQQHLSEGPTIQIAFRSAEGVEAGKTSIKFKGIEIGKVTGLNLSEDYSRILVTAKMENDAEGLLVKDASFWIVRPRVALSGVSGIGTLLSGNYIRFEPGKSTKKERDFVALEVPPPVTFGLPGREFVLRSDTLGSLDIGSPVYYRRLNVGQVISYDLAKDGKSVDIRIFLNLPFDRFVTSNTRFWEVSGIDVSVGATGLAVQTESLLSLL, from the coding sequence ATGACTGACGACTCCGATTTCACGAACATCCCGCAGGCCGAGAGCGTACCCAAAAGGCGTGCCAGGCTCTCCATCGTCTGGGTCATTCCGATCCTCGCGGCGGTGGTCGGCATCGGAATCGCCATCCAGCAGCACCTGAGCGAGGGGCCGACGATCCAAATCGCATTCCGTTCCGCCGAAGGGGTCGAGGCGGGCAAAACCTCCATCAAGTTCAAAGGCATCGAAATCGGCAAGGTGACGGGCCTGAACCTCTCGGAGGACTACTCCCGGATCCTCGTCACGGCGAAAATGGAAAATGACGCGGAAGGGCTGCTCGTGAAAGACGCCAGTTTCTGGATCGTGAGACCGCGCGTCGCCTTGAGCGGGGTCTCCGGCATCGGGACCCTGCTCTCCGGGAACTACATCCGCTTCGAGCCGGGAAAGTCCACGAAGAAAGAACGCGACTTCGTCGCGCTTGAAGTCCCTCCCCCCGTCACATTCGGCCTGCCGGGAAGGGAGTTCGTGCTGCGATCCGATACCCTGGGATCGCTGGACATCGGCTCCCCCGTGTATTACCGGCGCCTGAACGTGGGGCAGGTGATCTCCTACGATCTGGCGAAAGACGGGAAGTCGGTGGACATCCGGATCTTCCTGAACCTCCCCTTCGACCGGTTTGTGACCTCGAACACGCGGTTCTGGGAGGTGAGCGGCATCGATGTGTCGGTGGGAGCCACCGGGCTCGCCGTGCAGACCGAGTCGCTTCTGTCCCTGCTG
- a CDS encoding paraquat-inducible protein A: MAPLPADIVACPDCDLLQRMPALPSGGTARCARCGLALGSRKPGSLDRSMALAVAALIAFLLANMEPLMRVSVSGKTSSTTILGGVQTMWLQGEKITALLVALFVVVAPALDIVFMLAVLLASRRPPAPRWVGALLRWMELSGVWSMVGVMMLGILVSLVKISSLATVEPGIGIFAVGALVFLLAGMSDSFEPREIWPRVRWVNGEGPETGQ, translated from the coding sequence ATGGCGCCTTTGCCCGCGGACATCGTTGCCTGCCCCGACTGCGACCTCCTGCAGCGCATGCCTGCCCTCCCGTCCGGCGGGACCGCGCGCTGCGCACGCTGCGGCCTGGCGCTGGGGTCCAGGAAACCGGGTTCCCTCGACCGCTCGATGGCGCTGGCGGTAGCGGCCCTGATCGCCTTTCTCCTCGCCAACATGGAGCCCCTGATGCGGGTCTCGGTCTCCGGCAAAACGTCGAGCACCACGATCCTGGGCGGCGTCCAGACGATGTGGCTGCAGGGCGAGAAGATCACCGCCCTCCTCGTCGCACTCTTCGTCGTCGTCGCGCCGGCCCTCGACATCGTGTTCATGCTGGCGGTACTGCTTGCCTCCCGGCGGCCGCCGGCGCCACGATGGGTGGGCGCCCTGCTCCGATGGATGGAGTTGTCCGGCGTATGGTCGATGGTCGGGGTGATGATGCTCGGCATCCTGGTCTCGCTGGTCAAGATCTCGTCGCTCGCCACGGTGGAGCCCGGCATCGGAATTTTCGCGGTCGGCGCGCTCGTCTTCCTGCTCGCCGGGATGTCTGACAGCTTCGAACCCCGGGAGATCTGGCCGCGGGTGCGGTGGGTCAACGGCGAAGGACCGGAGACGGGTCAATGA